In Argiope bruennichi chromosome 4, qqArgBrue1.1, whole genome shotgun sequence, a single window of DNA contains:
- the LOC129966112 gene encoding 39S ribosomal protein L54, mitochondrial-like yields MSIFTGTFPKCRLLISRLSTPLIHEERQASKSILGSLAGKGKITATLTQKKRLPAESDVKKLVNYCCGSNIYKEGEDVKLKDDSEYPDWLWTLRLGPPPPLEEMDPNTKEYWEHFFFLQKIRELRLKRAKIKKKLFVNEGDKIYLLRKIRFRALAHQYDPGFNSPPRFDKDGWRII; encoded by the exons ATGTCTATATTTACCGGCACTTTCCCAAAGTGCCGTCTTTTGATATCTCGCCTGAGTACGCCTTTGATACATGAAGAACGTCAAGCTTCTAAATCTATTCTTG ggtcCCTTGCTGGAAAAGGGAAAATTACTGCTACTTTAACTCAAAAGAAAAGATTGCCTGCAGAAAGTGACGTAAAAAAGCTAGTAAACTATTGTTGTGGTAGCAACATTTATAAAGAGGGGGAAGATGTAAAGTTGAAGGATGATTCTGAATATCCCGATTGGCTTTGGACATTACGTCTCGGACCTCCACCTCCCTTAGAAGAAATGGATCCTAACACCAAAGAATATTGggaacattttttctttctacaaaaaATCAGAGAGCTTCGTCTAAAAAGAGCTAAAATCAAGAAGAAATTATTTGTGAATGAgggagataaaatttatttactcagGAAGATACGATTTAGAGCTTTGGCTCATCAATATGATCCTGGTTTTAATTCACCTCCACGCTTTGACAAAGATGGATggagaattatttaa